The Streptomyces sp. R28 region CTGGCCATTCGTCAGATCACTACGCCCCACGGAACGTGATCATCCACGACCAAGATCCACTTTCACAACAGACCCTAGCCGCGCCGAAGCGCGCGAGCCCACCGATCATCGACTCACACACTCGTTCGCATGAACCACCCAAAGAAACTCGCAACCCGAAATCGAACAGGCGTAGCATTGGGCTGTGGCTAAGCCCTATGACTTTCCGAGTGACCTCCTCGCCGGCCAGGAGGAGTTGCATCAGGTCCGGGCCGAGCTGTCGGCCCTGCTGAAGCGGCTCCCCTGGTCGGTCGTCCCCCTGGACGCGTTCAGCGACGACAACGGCTGGCGCAAGGTCGAGCGCCCCGCCTCCCCCGGCTGGACGCAGGACGAGCAGGCCGAGGTGGAGAAGCTCCGACACCGCGAGCACGAGCTGGCCGTGTTCGTCAGCGGCCACCGCTTCTGGTCGGACCTCACCGGTCCGGAACGGGTGGACGCCCGCACAGAACTGAAGCACGCGCACGGGACACCGGCGGAGGAGAAGAACTGAAACGCAAAGGGCCCCGGCCGCGAACGGCGGGACCCTCTGTCGCTGTGGGCGCGGACGGTTTCGAACCGCCGACATCCTGCTTGTAAGGCAGGCGCTCTACCCCTGAGCTACGCACCCGAGAATGAGTCGACAGCCTACCTTGCCAGGGGCCATGTCCCGCAAACCCGTATCGCGGACCGTCCGGGAAGTCCGGGCACACCCTGGGGTTATCCCCACCACGGATCCGGGAGCGGCCCGGATCCCGCGCCGGGCCCGGGGTCCGTACGGTCGAAGCACCATCGTCACCCCGGGCCGCAGAAGCCGGTCCGGGGAAGTCTCAGGGGGAGATCGTCATGGCCCGTACCGTTCCCGCCCGCGCCGCCGCTGTCGCCGGGGTCGTTGTGGTGCTTCTTGCCGGGGTCAGCGCCTGCGGGGCCTCTGCCGGGGACGACAAGGAGCCCGAGCACCGGTCCTTCGCGCTGGAGGGGAAGACCCTGACCGTCGACTCCGACGACTCGGCGTTGGAGATCGTCGCCGCCGAGGGGAACAAGGCCGGCACGGTCGAGGTCACGCGGTGGTTCCAGGGCTCGGTCGCGATCGGCTCGGATCCCAAGGTGACCTGGGCGATGGAGGACGACCGGCTGGTGCTGCGGGAGAAGTGCTCGGGCATGATCGCCAACTGCTCGTCCAAGCACCGGATCGAGGTGCCGCGCGGGGTCACCGTGAAGGTGGAGGACGGGGACGGGAGTGTGCGGGCGCGCGGGTTCCGGGACGCGTTGAGCATTCGTACGGGGGACGGGTCCGTGCGGGTCACCGACTCCAGCGGTCCGCTGGACCTGAGGACCGGCGACGGCTCCATGCACGTCCTTGACGTCTCCTCGCGCCAGGTGAGGGCGCGGAGCGGGGACGGCTCGGTGCGGCTCGAACTCGGCACCGTGCCGGACCTGGTGGAGACCCGCAGCGGCGACGGCTCTGTGACGATCGAGCTGCCTCGGGCGACGTACCGCGTGTCGACCGAGACCGGTGACGGCTCGGTGGATGTGTCCGTGCCCCGGGACGACGCCAGCTCCCATGTGGTCTCCGCCCGCAGCGGCGATGGAAAAGTCACGGTGCGAACCGCGAACTAACCGGCCCGTGTGTTCGTCCTAAACCGGTGGGAGAATGAACCGGGCAGGGTGAATGACAGCACGGGAGAGGGATGTGACGGCGACACCTCCGCAGCCGAACTCGCCGTCAGTGCCGGGCGCGCAGGGACATCGCGCGCGGGGCGTCCCGCAGCCCGTACGTCAGGTCCGGCGCGGCTCGCGCCACACTCTGCGCGACATGCTCACCCTGGTCTGCGCCCTCCCTCTCGTCGCCGTCCTCGCCCTGCCGACCGCCTTCGCCGGCGGTGGTACGCGGCGCTGGTTCGGCGGACGGGCGGAGAGTCAGCGGGCCGAGGCGCAGGCCGCGAAGGACGCGGCGGCGGCCGCGTTCTACGAGCTGGACACCGCCCAGCGGGATCTGCGGATCTCGATCGAGACGATCTCGGCCGTCGACGACTCCCCTGCCGCCCGCCGGGCGATCACCGACTTCGAGGCGCTCGGGCGGCGTATCGACGAGGCCAGTCACCAGTACATCAACGCCGTCGACGCCCACGACCTCGACCGCGACGACCTGGAGGCCTCGGCCGCCGCCCACGCCCGTACGGCGCTGACGCAGGCCAAGGACGAGCTGGGGCGCGTCAAGCAGGAGCTGGACCGGTTCGAGGACGGGCTCGGGCCGCTGCTCGGCAAGGCCGAGACCCAGCTGGCCCGGCTCGCCCCGGCGGTCGAGCGCGCCCGGCAAGGCCTGCTGGCCGCCTCGAACGCCCTGGACGGCGTACGGGGATCGGGGTTGAAGGCGGACGACCTCGCCGCCCGGCTCGCGGCCCTCGCCCCGGAGCTGACCAAGCTGAACCAGGGCGCCGGGCAGCATGGCGTCCCGCAGACGCTGGAGCGTGCCGAGCGGGTCGCGCGGGAGGCGGAAGCGGTCCGGGTGGAGGCCGAGCGGCTGCCGGAGAAGGCCGCCGAGATCGATCACCGGCTCGTGTCGCTGCGGACGCGCGCGCAGGCGCTCACCACTCGTGCCGGGCAGGTCGAGCCGGTGCTGAGCGAGTTGCGGCGGCGGTTCACGGCGGCCTGCTGGCAGGACCTGCAGAGCGTGCCGGACCGGGCCGGGGAGAACGTACGGCAGGCCGAGCTGAAGCTGAAGGAGGCGCAGGCCGCGCGCGACGAGCAGCGCTGGCCGGACGCCACCGCGCTGCTGTCGACGGTCCGGGCGCTGCTGAACTCCACCGACGAGTCGGTGTCCGCCGCCGGTGACCGGCTGCGCCGGCTGAACGCCGTGCAGAAGGACCCGCAGCAGGAGATCGACCGGACCCGCTTCGCGATCCGGGACGCCCAGCGGCTGGCCATGGCGGGCCGCAACACGCCCGATCCGCGGCACGCGCGCCCGCTGGACGAGTCCGTCGCCCGGCTGGAGCGGGCGACGGACACACTGGAGGGCCGCCACCCGGACTACTGGCACTTCCTGACCGAGACGGAGGCGGTGCGGCAGGCGGTGGCCGGGGTGGTCGCGCAGATCCGCGAGGAGCGCGGCGGCGGTCACTGACGGGGCTAACCTGTGCGTATGCCTCGCTACGAGTACCGCTGCCGCAGCTGCGGCGACACGTTTGAACTGAGCCGGCCGATGGCGGAGTCCTCCGCTCCGGCGAGCTGCCCTGCGGGGCATGACGACACGGTGAAGCTGTTGTCGACGGTCGCCGTCGGCGGAACGGCGAGCGCCCCCGCCGCGCCCAAGGCGAGCGGCGGGGGCGGTGGGTGTTGCGGCGGGGGCTGTTGCGGTTAGTCGCCTACGGGGGTGCCGCACGATGCCGTCATGCGGGTGCGGCATCGATGTGGCTTGTCGCGCCCACGCGGCTAAGCCGCACCTCGATGCAGCCCCGCGCCCCTCAGGGGGTTGTCGTGCGCGTTGCCTTCAGGAACTCCCGCAGGATTCGCTCACCCGCCAGCACCCCCCGCTCGGGCAGCGCGCTGATCGCCGGGGCGGTGAAGTCGGTGTCGGCCAGTTCGCCGTGGCCCGGGCGCCAGCCCCGGTCGGCGGCCAGCAGCAGGTCGGCGTCGAGGAGGGAGTCGCCGGCGGCCAGCGTCAGCTCCGCGCCGGTGCGGCGGGCGACCTCGTGCATGGCGGCGCTCTTGGTCAGCGGCTTCGGCACCGCGTAGATCTTGCGGCCCTGCAAGGACACCGTCCAGCCCCGGTTCTCCGCCCACACCGCGAGCTCCTTCACCCACTCCTCGGGCAGCAGCTCCCGCTCGACGACCAGGTAGGCGAAGAGGTCCTCGGCGATCCGGTGCTTGCGCACCCACGCCGGGGACGCCGACGCCATCAGGTGGTCCTGCACCTCCGCGAGCGGCGCGCACTGCTCGGCCAGCCGGGCCATGACATGCGCATTCCAGTCGAGGTCGGAGACACCGTCGACCAGCAGGTGGCCGCCGTTGGCGCAGATCGCGTACTTCGGCGGGGGGCCCGGCAGGTTGATGCGCTGGTACTGCTTGCGGGTCCGGGTCGTCGTCGGCACGAAGACCGCCGCGTCGCCGAGGTCGGTCAGCAGCTGGGCCGACGTCTCGGTCATGTACGACAGCGGCTTGCTCTCGTGCACCTCCACGCACAGCAGCCTCGGCGCCCGCGCGTCCGGCATGGTCAGCGCGAGGGCCGCGGCGGAGTAGATGAGCGTACGGTCGAGGTCGCTGGCCACCAGCACCGGCATCAGAGGTTCACCGCCTTGCCGTCGGCACCCGTCGCGCCCCGCGTGTACTTGGGGTGGATCAACCCCACGCAGGTGTACGGCAGTTCGGCCACCTCTTCCACCGGTACCCCTCTCTGTTCGGCCAGCAGACGTACGTGGTCCAGGTCGGCGCCGGCTCCGGCCCGCGCCAGGATCTTCCAGGGCACCCGGCGCAGCAGCACCCGTGTGGTCTCGCCGACGCCCGGCTTGACGAGGTTCACGTCGTGGATGCCGTACTCCTCGCTGATGCGCTCGACGGCCGCCCAGCCCTCCCAGGTCGGCGCGCGGTCGCCGGACAGCAGCTCCTTGGCCGTCGCGTCGACGGCGTCCGCGACCTCCGGGAAGCGGGCGGAGACGGCGTCCAGGAAGGCCACGGAGACGTCGGCGCCGGCGAGTTCGCGGTAGAACTTCGCGCCGTGGTAGTCGTGCGGGCCGACCAGGTCGGCGCGCAGGACGGTGCGTGAGATGAGGCCGGACACGGTCGAGTTGAGGCACGCGGACGGGATGAGGTAGTCGTCGCGGGTGCCGTACGTCCGCACGCAGGAGCCCGGGTCGGCCAGTACGGCGATCTCCGGGTCGAAGCCGGTGACGCCGTCGGACTTCTCGAACTCCGCGAGGGCCACGGCGAGTTCGCGCGTGATGGCGCCCTTGCCGGTCCAGCCGTCGACGAAGACGACGTCCCGCGGGTCGTGGTGCTCGGCCAGCCAGCGCAGCGCGTTGGCGTCGATGCCCCGGCCGCGCACGATCGAGACGGCGTAGTGCGGCAGTTCGAGGCCGTGCCGGAACTGCGCCCAGCGGCGCATGAGTATGCCCACGGGGGTGCCGGCGCGGGCGAGGGAGACGAGCACCGGCCGCGGCGAACGCTCCGCCAGCACGATCTCGGTGACCGCGCCGACCGCCTTCGCCAGCCGCGCCGCCGACTCCTCCAGCGCCGTGTGGAACAGCGCCTGGTACTGCTCGCTGGGCTGGTACTCCACGGGCAGCGACTCCGCGTAGTGCGCGCCGCCGCTCTGAATGGCCTCTTCCCTTTCCTCGGTCGGCGCCTCCAGCGTCACGTCCGAGAGGTCCTGCAGCAGCCAGCCGACCTCCTCGGGGGCGTACGAGGAGAAGGCGGGGCCGCGGAGGGGCTCGGGCAGCATCGGGTGCCTTTCGGGAATGGCCAGGGGTCCGGGGACGTACGACGGCACCACCGCGAGCAGGACGTGCGGGGCGTGGGCGGCGAGCTGCGCCAACAGGCCGTCGGACGCGTGCAGTTCGGGGGTGTCGGCGACCGAGTCGACGACGGCTATGACGGCGTCGAAGCCGGCCCCCGCGACGTTGTAGGCGTAGCGCTCGCCGGGGCCGTCGGCGGGGTCGTCGTGGGCCGGGAAGACGAGGCGGGTGCGTATCGCGTAGCCGGGGTCGTCGACGGCGAGGACGGGTGAGCGGGTGGTGGTGGAGTAGCGGACCTCGGCGTCGGTGATGACCTGCTCCAGCTCGCGGGCGAGCCTGAGCGGGGCGTACATCAGCTCTTCGAAGCCGAGGACGAGGACGCGGCGCGCGTCGGCGGGGAGTGCCTCTGCCAGGCGGGCGGCCATGGCGGGGAGGGCGCCTTCGAGGCGGGTGCGGTGCGCGGGGGTGAAGCCGTGGCGACCGCCGTCGGGGAGGGCCGGGGGCCAGTGCAGGTCTATGCGGGTGGCGTGGGGGGCGGTGAGCTTGTCGTCCGAGTGCGGGCCGGTGGGGGCTGGTCGCGCAGTTCCCCGCGCCCCTGGGGGGTCGGCCACCGCAACGCCCGTCTTCAGGGGCGCAGACGACGTACGACCCTCCGCGGCGCTCTCGGCCTCGTACCGCGCCACCAACTCCTTCCCCTTCTCCAACACCCCCTCCGGCAGCCGTACGGTCCCCGAAGCGGCGGCCACCAGATCCACTCGCGCGCCGATCTCCCGCGCGAACTCCTCCAGCCGCCCGGCATCCGCAGCCGACCGCATGTCGACCAGGGCAACCACCACGTACCGCCGCCGCGGATACCGCTCATGAAGATCCCGGACGGTGTTCAGCACCGTGTTCCCCGTGGAGAACTCGTCGTCGACCAGGACCAGCGGCCCGTCGCCGACCAGCAGCGCCGGGTCCTCCGGGAGCAGCAGATGGGACGTGGCGTGCGAGTGGGACTCCTCGAAGCCGCCCGCCCGGGCGACCCCGGCGACCGGGCGGCGGGTGGAGTGCAGGTAGTGGGCGAGGCCGATGCCGTCGGCGACGGAGTGGCCGAGCCCCGTCGCCGTCTCGGCGTAGCCGAGGACGACCGCCCTGGCGGCCTCGTCGTCGCCCAGAAGATCCCGCACTCGGCGGCCGAGGGCGAAGCCGGCCCCGTACACCACGGACGGTGACTGCGGCACGTGCTTGCCGAGCACGTGGGAGACCAGCAGATGCGCCCGCTTGGGGTTGCGGCGCAGGGCGAGCCCCAGCATCCGAGTGAGCTCGTCGTCGCCCACGAGCTGGACTCCGAGCCGCTCGGCGACCCAGCTCCCGGACCAGACCCCGTTGTTCACTGCGTTGTTCATGCGTCCCTTGGATTCAGAAGCCGGTCGGCTGGGTGGAGAAGCCGGTCGGCTGGGTGGAGAAGCCGGTCGGCCCGGTCAGGCCGGGATACCGGCGGCAAGCAGCTCCACGAAACCGATGTCCTCGTTGGCCACACCGAACACCTCGGCCCGCAGCATGGTCCGCTCGGCCCAGGCGCGATGCGGCTTCACCTCATTCATCTTGTTGGTGTACTGCGACCTGAGTACACCCCCACCGCAGCGTTCGGGCCGCAGGATGTCCTTGGCGTCGCTGAACTCCTCGTGACTGACCACGGACAGCGCGTGTACGGGCAGTACGTGGGAGGGGTGGATGCAGGTCTTGCCGAGGAGGCCGTTGGCGTGGTCCAGCGTGATCTCGCGCAGCAGGCCGTCCATGGAGTGCTCGATGAGGGCCTCGCGCAGTTCCTCGGCCTGGCCCTCCAGGAAGGGGCTGCGGCGCAGCTGCGGCTTGAACATACGTTCCTGCACCCGGAAGTACTCCCACACCGGCCCGGTCACCGTGAAGCCGGTGCCGTCGGCTCTGCCCAGCATGTTCACCACGTCGGCGATCACGGAGGCGACGATCTGGACGTCGTACGCGGTCATGTCCGGGGCCCGGCGCAGCCCGTACGACGAGCAGAAGTCGGTCACCCCGAGCCGCAGCGCCAGCACCCGCTCCCGGTACTTGTCGACCGCGCGGAAGATGCCCTCCAGGGTCTCCACGCGGGACTCCCGGTAGAGCAGCTCGGGCGACTCCAGCACCGGCATGGCGAACAGCCGGCGCCCGCTCTGCGCCTCGGCGCTCGCGAGGGCCTCCAGGAAGGGCATGCCGCGCTCTTCGGTGAACTTCGGCAGCACGAACCCGGACAGCAGCCGGACGGCGGGACCGAGCCGCCGTACGAGATCGGGGATCTGTTCGGGCGCACGGACCCGGATGAAGAGCAGCGGCAGATCCACCGCGCTCTCCCGCTCGGCGAGGTCGGTGAACTGCCGGACGAGGTTCTCCTCGCCCTCCGCCACGTCCTCGTCGCCGATCGAGTCCTCCAGGCACAGCACCATCGAGACCACGCCGCGCCCGGTCTGCTTGACGATGTCGTCGGCGAGCCGCGGCCGCGTGGCCGGACTGTAGAGCGTGGCGCCCAGGGCCGCGGAGAGCAGCCGTGCCGAGGAGTCCGCGGAGAACGCGCACGGCTCCTGGTGGAAGAGGCGCTGCCGCACCTCCGGGGCGATGTGCCCGAAATGACGCATAGAGCTCCCCCGTGGTGCCTCAATGGCCCCTGTGACCTGTTCACAGGTGGCCGGTAATAGTACGTAGATACCCATGTCAGGGGTTCCCGCAGGGCATGAATTTCTGGTAACGCGGACAAGCACGAGCGCACACGGCCCGTGTACCCCCGCGTTGTCGTGACCAGGACGGAGAGGGCAGGATGACCGCATGACGCACGCGATGTTGAAGGGGTCGAACGTCCCGCTCGAAGTCACGACGGTACGCGCCGTGCTGCGCTGGACGCCCGGGCAGGGGGTCCCGGATGTCGACGCCTCGGCACTTCTCCTCGGCCCCGACGGGCGCGTGCGCTCCGACGAGGACTTCGTCTTCTACAACCAGCCCCGGCACCCCTCCGGGCAGGTCTGGCGACTCGGCAAGAAGCGACTCACCGAGGGCCTCACCGACACGATCCAGACAGATCTGGCCGGTGTCGAGGCCGGCGTCGGACAGATTCTGGTGGTCGCTTCGGCGGACGGCGTCACCTTCGACCGCGTACGGGACCTGCGCATCCTGCTGTACGACGCGGCGGCCGCCGAGGGCGATCCGCTGGCGTACTTCGACGTCAAGCCGGAGACGGGCGCGGAGACCGCCCTGATCTGCGGCGAGCTGTACCGCCGCGGCGAGGGCTGGAAGTTCCGCGCGCTCGGCGAGGGCTACTCGGACGGCCTCAAGGGCCTGGCCACGGACTTCGGTATCTCGGTGGACGAGTCGGAGGCGTTGGAGGAGCCCGCCCCGGTCCCCACGCCGGAGATCTCCCAGCCCCTCCCCCCGGAGCAGCCGACGACCGTGGTCCCGCCCCAGCCGTCCTACGGCTACCCCCAGCAGCCCCCGCCGACCCAACCCGCATACGGCTACCCCCAGTCCACCGGCCAGCCGGTCACGGCCCAGTCGGGCTACGGCTACCCGCCCCCGGTGACGGCCGCTCCGGGCCAGGAATTCCGCCTGCCTCCACAGGGCCCGCAATTCATCGGACGTTAGCTGCACGCCCCAAGGGGCGCGGGGCTGTATCGATGTGCGGCTCCGCCGCGTGGGCGCGAGCGGCCACAAACGCCCCGCAGCCGCCGACCGACACCGGGCCCCGAGCCATCAGGCGCACCGGCCAAGACCAAGCGTCAGCGTTCCGCTTTGGTCTTGTATCCGCGCCCCCACTGCAGCCCCCACCCGAACAACCGATCCAGCTCGGCCTGGAAGCCGTAGACGAACTTCACCTCACGCCGAACCCAGAGCTCGCCCTTCACGTTCTCGATCATCACCACCGCACAGGACCGAGCCTGCGGATGCCGCTCATCGAGGCCTATCTCGATCCGGGGCCCATTGCTCGGGTACAGGGTGACGATCGCATGCGTGCGGTCGAACGCCGGCGTCTGGTCATAGATGTACACAAAGACCAGTAGCCGCTTGATCTCCTCCCGATGATCAAGGTTGACGTACATCGTCTCCCCGGACGCGGACCCGAACCGGTCGTCCCCGCTGAGCTTCACGTACGGCGGCGCGTTGACGTCCCCGAGGAAACCGCCCAGCGGCTGGACGACCCCCTTGGTCCCGTCGGCCAGCTCGTACAGACACCCGAGGTCGAGGTCCACGTTGACCATGCTCTGACTGTGCCCGAGCACCTCCGGCGGCCTGAGCGCCTTCAAGGGATGCCGCCACAGGCTCTCCCGCTGCGAGCCTCCGATGTCCGACGTCCGCATACGCCAGGCCAGGTTGACCCGGAGATGACCGGTCGCCGCACCCTGCTTGGTGAGCGAGACCCGGTCGTGCCGCTTGGTCAGCTCGATCGAGTTCGACGACGCGCTGCCCGAGTCGAACTCGGTCGCCCGGCCACGCCAGAGTCCGTCCAAGAAGCCCATTCCGCCCCCACGTCCCACGAGAGAACCGCGTTCACCACGAATGATCTGCATGCACTCGGAAAAACCGGCGGGGCGGCCGGACGCCCGGCCGCCCCGCTCAGAGCGTTCCTCACCCGCAGGTGTGTCACACCCCGGACGAGACCTCAGTCTTCTCGTCCGAGGTCGCCGCTTTTCCCTCCGCTGCCGCCAGCGCACGGTTGCGGCGAACCGAGGACCAGAAGGACCAGGCGATCAGGATCACGCCGATCGAGCCGGTGATGAGCTCGGGGATCTGGTACTGGATGGTGACCATGAGGATCACGGCGAGCGCGCCGATCGCGTAGTGCGCGCCGTGCTCCAGGTAGACGTAGTCGTCGAGGGTGCCCTGACGCACGAGGTAGACGGTCAGCGAACGGACGTACATCGCGCCGATACCGAGGCCCAGCGCCATCAGGACGATGTCGTTGGTGATGGCGAAGGCGCCGATCACGCCGTCGAAGGAGAAGGAGGCGTCCAGGACCTCGAGGTAGAGGAACATGAAGAACGCGGCCTTGCCGGCCATGGCGACCGCGGTGCGGGGCTTGCCGGTGCGCTCGGCCTCTTCCTCGGCCTCGTGCTCGCGCTCCTCCTCCTCTTCGAGCTTGTCCTCGAAGTAGCCGGAGAGACCCCCCACGATCATGTACGTGATCAGGCCCGCGATACCGGAGAGCAGAACCGTCTCCGCCTTGTCGACGTGCGCACCGCCGTGCTGGTGGGCGTTGGCCGCGAAGGTCAGCGCCGAGATCAGCAGAACGACCAGCGCGATACAGACCGACAGCATGTCGACCTTGCCGAGCTTGGCCAGCGGGCGCTCCAGCCAGTTGAGCCACTTGATGTCCCGGTCCTCGAAGATGAAGTCCAGGAAGATCATCAGCAGGAACATGCCACCGAAGGCGGCGATCGCCGGGTGGGCGTCGGTCACCAGCTGCTGGTACATGTCCTTGTCGTTGAGCGCGAGGTCGACCGCCTCGATCGGCCCCAGCTGCGCGCTGATCGCGACGATCACGACGGGGAAGACCAGCCGCATGCCGAAGACGGCGATCAGGATGCCGATGGTGAGGAAGATCTTCTGCCAGAAGGCATTCATCTTCTTCAGGATTCCGGCGTTGACCACCGCGTTGTCGAACGACAGCGAGATCTCGAGGACGGAGAGGATCGCCACGATACCGAGTGCGGTCCACCCCCCGAAGAGGACCGCTGCAACCAGGCCGAGCGCGGTGACCGCGAACGACCAGCCGAAGGTTTTCAGAACCACTGGCTACCCAATCCTGTGTGTACGGGGCTCCCGAGCGCCGCACTCGGCTTTACGAACTTTTGAACCCGAAGTCTAGTCGGCCCCACTCCCCGTCCCACGGGGGCCCGACTTTTGCTCATATCGCGTTATGAGACGCTGACCCCGAAGTCCAGCGCGATGCCGCGCAGGCCCGACGCGTACCCCTGTCCCACCGCCCGGAACTTCCACTCTCCCTGGTGGCGGTACACCTCGCCAAAGATCATGGCGGTCTCGGTGGAGGCGTCCTCGCTCAGGTCGTAGCGGGCGAGTTCCTGGCCGTCGGCCTGGTTCACGACACGGATGAAGGCGTTGCTGACCTGGCCGAAAGTCTGGCCTCGCTCATCGGCCATGTGGATGGAGACCGGGAAGACGATCTTGTCGCACTGGGCCGGCACCTTGAAGAGGTCGACCAGCAGCGACTCGTCGTCGCCGTCCCCCTCGCCGGTGAGGTTGTCCCCGGTGTGCTCCACCGAGCCGTCCGGACTCTTGAGCTGGTTGTAGAAGACGAACCACTCATCGCCCATG contains the following coding sequences:
- a CDS encoding DUF4097 family beta strand repeat-containing protein; this translates as MARTVPARAAAVAGVVVVLLAGVSACGASAGDDKEPEHRSFALEGKTLTVDSDDSALEIVAAEGNKAGTVEVTRWFQGSVAIGSDPKVTWAMEDDRLVLREKCSGMIANCSSKHRIEVPRGVTVKVEDGDGSVRARGFRDALSIRTGDGSVRVTDSSGPLDLRTGDGSMHVLDVSSRQVRARSGDGSVRLELGTVPDLVETRSGDGSVTIELPRATYRVSTETGDGSVDVSVPRDDASSHVVSARSGDGKVTVRTAN
- a CDS encoding HAD family hydrolase — protein: MPVLVASDLDRTLIYSAAALALTMPDARAPRLLCVEVHESKPLSYMTETSAQLLTDLGDAAVFVPTTTRTRKQYQRINLPGPPPKYAICANGGHLLVDGVSDLDWNAHVMARLAEQCAPLAEVQDHLMASASPAWVRKHRIAEDLFAYLVVERELLPEEWVKELAVWAENRGWTVSLQGRKIYAVPKPLTKSAAMHEVARRTGAELTLAAGDSLLDADLLLAADRGWRPGHGELADTDFTAPAISALPERGVLAGERILREFLKATRTTTP
- a CDS encoding phosphoribosyltransferase, whose product is MNNAVNNGVWSGSWVAERLGVQLVGDDELTRMLGLALRRNPKRAHLLVSHVLGKHVPQSPSVVYGAGFALGRRVRDLLGDDEAARAVVLGYAETATGLGHSVADGIGLAHYLHSTRRPVAGVARAGGFEESHSHATSHLLLPEDPALLVGDGPLVLVDDEFSTGNTVLNTVRDLHERYPRRRYVVVALVDMRSAADAGRLEEFAREIGARVDLVAAASGTVRLPEGVLEKGKELVARYEAESAAEGRTSSAPLKTGVAVADPPGARGTARPAPTGPHSDDKLTAPHATRIDLHWPPALPDGGRHGFTPAHRTRLEGALPAMAARLAEALPADARRVLVLGFEELMYAPLRLARELEQVITDAEVRYSTTTRSPVLAVDDPGYAIRTRLVFPAHDDPADGPGERYAYNVAGAGFDAVIAVVDSVADTPELHASDGLLAQLAAHAPHVLLAVVPSYVPGPLAIPERHPMLPEPLRGPAFSSYAPEEVGWLLQDLSDVTLEAPTEEREEAIQSGGAHYAESLPVEYQPSEQYQALFHTALEESAARLAKAVGAVTEIVLAERSPRPVLVSLARAGTPVGILMRRWAQFRHGLELPHYAVSIVRGRGIDANALRWLAEHHDPRDVVFVDGWTGKGAITRELAVALAEFEKSDGVTGFDPEIAVLADPGSCVRTYGTRDDYLIPSACLNSTVSGLISRTVLRADLVGPHDYHGAKFYRELAGADVSVAFLDAVSARFPEVADAVDATAKELLSGDRAPTWEGWAAVERISEEYGIHDVNLVKPGVGETTRVLLRRVPWKILARAGAGADLDHVRLLAEQRGVPVEEVAELPYTCVGLIHPKYTRGATGADGKAVNL
- a CDS encoding DUF475 domain-containing protein, which codes for MVLKTFGWSFAVTALGLVAAVLFGGWTALGIVAILSVLEISLSFDNAVVNAGILKKMNAFWQKIFLTIGILIAVFGMRLVFPVVIVAISAQLGPIEAVDLALNDKDMYQQLVTDAHPAIAAFGGMFLLMIFLDFIFEDRDIKWLNWLERPLAKLGKVDMLSVCIALVVLLISALTFAANAHQHGGAHVDKAETVLLSGIAGLITYMIVGGLSGYFEDKLEEEEEREHEAEEEAERTGKPRTAVAMAGKAAFFMFLYLEVLDASFSFDGVIGAFAITNDIVLMALGLGIGAMYVRSLTVYLVRQGTLDDYVYLEHGAHYAIGALAVILMVTIQYQIPELITGSIGVILIAWSFWSSVRRNRALAAAEGKAATSDEKTEVSSGV
- a CDS encoding zinc ribbon domain-containing protein, yielding MPRYEYRCRSCGDTFELSRPMAESSAPASCPAGHDDTVKLLSTVAVGGTASAPAAPKASGGGGGCCGGGCCG
- a CDS encoding TerD family protein, producing MGVTLAKGGNVSLSKAAPNLTQVMIGLGWDARSTTGAPFDLDASALMCTGGRVMGDEWFVFYNQLKSPDGSVEHTGDNLTGEGDGDDESLLVDLFKVPAQCDKIVFPVSIHMADERGQTFGQVSNAFIRVVNQADGQELARYDLSEDASTETAMIFGEVYRHQGEWKFRAVGQGYASGLRGIALDFGVSVS
- a CDS encoding HpcH/HpaI aldolase/citrate lyase family protein, translating into MRHFGHIAPEVRQRLFHQEPCAFSADSSARLLSAALGATLYSPATRPRLADDIVKQTGRGVVSMVLCLEDSIGDEDVAEGEENLVRQFTDLAERESAVDLPLLFIRVRAPEQIPDLVRRLGPAVRLLSGFVLPKFTEERGMPFLEALASAEAQSGRRLFAMPVLESPELLYRESRVETLEGIFRAVDKYRERVLALRLGVTDFCSSYGLRRAPDMTAYDVQIVASVIADVVNMLGRADGTGFTVTGPVWEYFRVQERMFKPQLRRSPFLEGQAEELREALIEHSMDGLLREITLDHANGLLGKTCIHPSHVLPVHALSVVSHEEFSDAKDILRPERCGGGVLRSQYTNKMNEVKPHRAWAERTMLRAEVFGVANEDIGFVELLAAGIPA
- a CDS encoding TerD family protein translates to MTHAMLKGSNVPLEVTTVRAVLRWTPGQGVPDVDASALLLGPDGRVRSDEDFVFYNQPRHPSGQVWRLGKKRLTEGLTDTIQTDLAGVEAGVGQILVVASADGVTFDRVRDLRILLYDAAAAEGDPLAYFDVKPETGAETALICGELYRRGEGWKFRALGEGYSDGLKGLATDFGISVDESEALEEPAPVPTPEISQPLPPEQPTTVVPPQPSYGYPQQPPPTQPAYGYPQSTGQPVTAQSGYGYPPPVTAAPGQEFRLPPQGPQFIGR
- a CDS encoding Tellurium resistance; amino-acid sequence: MGFLDGLWRGRATEFDSGSASSNSIELTKRHDRVSLTKQGAATGHLRVNLAWRMRTSDIGGSQRESLWRHPLKALRPPEVLGHSQSMVNVDLDLGCLYELADGTKGVVQPLGGFLGDVNAPPYVKLSGDDRFGSASGETMYVNLDHREEIKRLLVFVYIYDQTPAFDRTHAIVTLYPSNGPRIEIGLDERHPQARSCAVVMIENVKGELWVRREVKFVYGFQAELDRLFGWGLQWGRGYKTKAER